The genomic window GTTATGCGCTCTACGGCACTGGCCAGTTGACAAACCAGCAAACCGCAGTAAAAACAAGCAACATATTTCAAATAACTATAAACTACATGGCTTCGCTTAGACATTATTATTTCAGCATAGCACTAAAATCAATCAAGGCGCTGCATTGTTAGAGAGGAAGAATTTAGGTTAATAATGACTTAACTGATAGGGTATTTTAAGGCTGATCAACATGTATTTTTTTTAACATGATACGAACATGCAACTTGCCATAATGGACCACATTTATCCAGCGCACATCACCATAGCGACTAACAGTGACTTCCATAAAGGGATGGGAATTAGCTTTAAAAGTAAGCTGTTCGCTGTTAGTTTTAATAACTTTAAAGTGAATGGGCGTATTATTACCCGCAAAATCAGATAAAAAGGTAAGCACCAATTGATTCTTATCATTTTGACAAAACGTCCAGGTATGACGGCTTACTCCATTATTTGCTACACCTGAAATACACTGTGTCGAAACCCAATGAAAACTGATGTTATAAGGCCTTTGGCCTATAGGGGTTTGTAATGCTTCCCCACGCCAGTCTCCGACTAACGCAGACACAAAGCCTTTGTTTGGCATTAGTTCATCTGCATACCCAGCACCTGGCCAAAACAATAAACAGTAGCTTAATTTAACGCCTATAACCCACAATAAACGCCAATGCCGTTGGTAGTGAATATCCATAAGATAAACTATGCCGCAACCTATCACACCAGCTTAAGATCAACCCAGTATAATGCCGTTACGTTAGCTATGGATTAAAAACCTCAGCTAAAAAGCCAGTAAAACGTTTCCATGACTGCTGATCAGCCTCTTTGCGATACCGATCTGAACCAAATACAGTAAATGCATGGGGAGCACCACTATAGGTGATCATTTCATGATTAATCCCACTGGTTTCCAACTCTTTAGCCAGTCTGGCAAAATCTTCCATGGTGATGTTGGCATCGGCTGTACCATGTAAAATCAACAATTTACCTTTAGTCGCCGCATAAGTCTGTCCTTCTGGTGTGCCTAAACCGCCATGAAAAGTGACAAACCCTTTTAAATCAGCCCCTGACCGAGCCAACTCTAATACCGCTGCTCCACCAAAACAGTAGCCCATCGCCACTGCGTTCTTAATATCTGCTCCATTACGTTTAGCAGTATCTAAAGCCGCTTGTAATAAAGTGCGCATTTTTTTTCGGTCTTTATATAACTCACCCGTATGCTGACGTTTATCTTTCACTTCTGTTGGTCGAACACCCGCTCCAAATAAATCTGCTGCAAACACGGTATAACCGAGCTTGGCTAACATACTGGCCCGCTTTTGCTCATAGTCAGTCAGTCCATCCCAATCATGAATAAGTAGCACCAAAGGAGAGTTCGCAGCTGCCCCGATGTAATAACCTTCGTACGGCTTACCTTCAACCTGATAGGTCACCGATTTACCTGCTGCTTGCACAGTTAAAGAAAGGGTAATTAATAAAAAAATCGAGAGAAAAGATTTCATAACCGTCCTCTGGTTTGAAAGTTTAACAGGTTTTCTACCTATTCCATTTACTATTCACTCATTCTGACGTCCTATCAGAATGAGTGAAATTATAGACTTAAGCGGATCTCTAATAATTAATTATTTTCAGCTAAATAAAACCAGGTATCTAATACTGAATCAGGGTTCAGTGACACCGTTTCAATCCCCTCATCCATCAACCAGCGAGCCAAGTCTGGATGATCGGATGGGCCTTGCCCACAAATACCCACGTATTTGCCCGCTTCACGACACGCTTGAATGGCCATGGAAAGCAGGGTTTTTACCGCTTCATCCCGCTCATCAAACAGGTGAGCAATAATGCCAGAGTCACGGTCCAAGCCCAACGTTAACTGAGTCATGTCATTAGAGCCGATAGAAAACCCATCGAAATACTCTAAAAACTGCTTAGCTAGCAATGCATTCGTTGGCAACTCGCACATCATGATCAAGCGCAAGCCATTCTCACCTCGTTTTAATCCATGCTCAGCTAATAATTCAGATACCCGCTTGGCTTCACCTACTGTGCGGACAAATGGCACCATGAGTTCCACATTGGTTAAGCCCATTTCATCACGGACTTTTTTCATGGCTCGGCATTCCAGCTCAAAACAATCACGGAAGTCGTCGGATATATAACGAGAGGCTCCACGGAAACCTAACATTGGGTTCTCTTCATGAGGCTCATAAAGATCACCACCAATTAGGTTGGCATACTCATTGGATTTAAAGTCAGACAACCGCACAATGACTTTTTTTGGATAGAAGGCCGCTGCGATAGTTGCCACCCCTTCCACTAGTTTTTCCACATAAAAATCAACAGGGCTGGCATAGCCTGATATACGCTGCTCAACGATTTGTTTTACATCGTCTGGCAACTGCTCAAAATTAAGGAGTGCTTTAGGATGAACCCCTATCATGCGATTGATGATAAATTCCAAACGCGCCAGACCCACTCCTTCATTTGGAATTGCCTGAAAATCAAATGCACGGTCTGGATTACCCACATTCATCATCAACTTAAATGGCAACTCTGGCATGGAATCGACTGAGCTATGTTTCACATCAAACGCTAGTTGTCCATCATAGACCAGGCCAGTATCTCCTTCCGCACAGGAGACTGTTACCAACTGACCATCCTTTAGCTTGCTTGATGCTTGGCCACAGCCTACAACCGCAGGAATACCCAGTTCGCGAGCAATAATAGCCGCATGACAGGTACGACCACCTCGGTCAGTGACGATCGCAGAAGCACGCTTCATAATTGGCTCCCAGTCAGGGTCAGTCATATCAGTCACTAACACATCACCAGGCTGAACTTTATCCATTTCAGTTAAGTCATGAATGACTTTGACTGGACCACTGCCAATACGCTGGCCAATACTCCGACCTTCAATAATCACCTTACCCTGCTCTTTTAACAGGTAACGCTCCATGGTAGCTGCATGAGAGCGGCTTTTCACGGTTTCAGGACGAGCCTGGACAATATAAAGCTGGCCATCTTCACCATCTTTAGCCCACTCAATGTCCATTGGGCGACCATAATGCTGTTCAATGATCAGTGCCTGCTTAGCTAACTCAGAGACTTCTTCATCAGTAATACAGAAGCGTTGCCTGTCTGCCATCTCCACATCAACTGTCGCAACCGTTTTACCCACTTCTTGGTCATCACTATAAACCATTTTAATGGCTTTAGTTCCCAAGTTACGACGCAACACTGCTGGGCGATTTGCTTGTAAAGTCGGCTTGTGTACATAAAACTCATCAGGATTCACTGCACCTTGTACGACAGTTTCTCCCAAACCATAAGCAGCGGTAATAAACACAACATCATTAAAGCCAGATTCAGTATCCAGAGTAAACATCACCCCAGAGGCAGCAGTTTCACTCCGAACCATCCGTTGGATGCCCGCGGATAAAGCTACCAGTTTATGATCAAAACCTTGGTGCACACGATAAGCAATGGCACGGTCATTAAACAGGGAAGCAAAGACTTCTTTCACTGCATGAATCACCTGATCAACACCACGAATATTTAAGAAAGTTTCTTGCTGACCAGCAAATGATGCATCAGGTAAATCTTCTGCCGTTGCAGATGAACGTACCGCCACAGCGACTTCAGGCAAATCACGGCACATGTTTCCATAGGCATCTCGAATCGCTTGTTCCAGCTCAGGCTGAAACGGTTCATCAATAACCCACTGACGAATTTGCGCACCGGTTTTAGCCAGCGCATTGACATCATCCACATCGAGTTTATCTAATTCATCATGAATGCGCTGGTTTAGCCCACTCTTCTCTAAAAACTCACGATAGGCTTCCGCTGTAGTCGCAAAACCAGTAGGTACTTTAACCGCTGCTGCCGTTAGTTGACTGATCATTTCCCCAAGGGAGGCATTCTTTCCTCCCACTTTTTCCACATCATTGGCACCGAGTTCGGCCAGTGAAACAACATAAGCTTCCAAGATCGAATCTCCCCTTTCATTGAGGGTCGTTTATTTACAAAATTACAAGGCTGTGGTCGTCCTAAATCTTGTCTAATAAGTCAAGTGACCATTAACAAGACCACGATTAGGAGTCGGCATCAGTATAACTAAACTGACAAAAATTACTTGTTTAATTTATGTATCTACGTGATTAGGTATAAACTATGGACTTATTTGCAACAATCCTTTGCAATAAGGCTTTGCAGCAACCCTTTAACCACTAGCTTATATTAAATATGAAACGTTGTGTCTTCTTTATTTCCGACAGTACAGGTATCACTGCCGAGTCACTGGGTCAAAGTTTGTTAACGCAGTTTGAGCATATTGAGTTTGACTGCCACACAGTTCCTTTTGTTGATACCATTGATAAAGCCCAAAAAGTAGTTGAGGATATCAAACAAATGGGCCTCAGTAATGGCCACCGCCCGATTATCATCAGCACCATTGTAGACCAACAAATCAGCCTGCTATTCAAAGCAATTGATGCGTTTATGATGGATATTTTTTCTAGTTATCTGTCGCCTTTAGAGCAGG from Spartinivicinus poritis includes these protein-coding regions:
- a CDS encoding dienelactone hydrolase family protein yields the protein MKSFLSIFLLITLSLTVQAAGKSVTYQVEGKPYEGYYIGAAANSPLVLLIHDWDGLTDYEQKRASMLAKLGYTVFAADLFGAGVRPTEVKDKRQHTGELYKDRKKMRTLLQAALDTAKRNGADIKNAVAMGYCFGGAAVLELARSGADLKGFVTFHGGLGTPEGQTYAATKGKLLILHGTADANITMEDFARLAKELETSGINHEMITYSGAPHAFTVFGSDRYRKEADQQSWKRFTGFLAEVFNP
- the ppsA gene encoding phosphoenolpyruvate synthase, which produces MEAYVVSLAELGANDVEKVGGKNASLGEMISQLTAAAVKVPTGFATTAEAYREFLEKSGLNQRIHDELDKLDVDDVNALAKTGAQIRQWVIDEPFQPELEQAIRDAYGNMCRDLPEVAVAVRSSATAEDLPDASFAGQQETFLNIRGVDQVIHAVKEVFASLFNDRAIAYRVHQGFDHKLVALSAGIQRMVRSETAASGVMFTLDTESGFNDVVFITAAYGLGETVVQGAVNPDEFYVHKPTLQANRPAVLRRNLGTKAIKMVYSDDQEVGKTVATVDVEMADRQRFCITDEEVSELAKQALIIEQHYGRPMDIEWAKDGEDGQLYIVQARPETVKSRSHAATMERYLLKEQGKVIIEGRSIGQRIGSGPVKVIHDLTEMDKVQPGDVLVTDMTDPDWEPIMKRASAIVTDRGGRTCHAAIIARELGIPAVVGCGQASSKLKDGQLVTVSCAEGDTGLVYDGQLAFDVKHSSVDSMPELPFKLMMNVGNPDRAFDFQAIPNEGVGLARLEFIINRMIGVHPKALLNFEQLPDDVKQIVEQRISGYASPVDFYVEKLVEGVATIAAAFYPKKVIVRLSDFKSNEYANLIGGDLYEPHEENPMLGFRGASRYISDDFRDCFELECRAMKKVRDEMGLTNVELMVPFVRTVGEAKRVSELLAEHGLKRGENGLRLIMMCELPTNALLAKQFLEYFDGFSIGSNDMTQLTLGLDRDSGIIAHLFDERDEAVKTLLSMAIQACREAGKYVGICGQGPSDHPDLARWLMDEGIETVSLNPDSVLDTWFYLAENN